Proteins encoded in a region of the Thermodesulfobacteriota bacterium genome:
- the rimO gene encoding 30S ribosomal protein S12 methylthiotransferase RimO, with translation MKLNLVSLGCARNLVDSEIMLGRLREKGWTITEDPAEAEVIIVNTCSFIEPAANESIDTIIELAGYKQNGALKRLIVTGCLPQRFGQEIVNTLPEVDVFLGTGAFDKITEAAGGFLGSDCLLPNPDLLPLQEQNTPRVQSSSYMAYVKIAEGCSRHCTYCIIPELRGKQKSRLPADIITEARHLYFSGIKELVLIAQDTTAYGRGLPQNFNFSQLLTDLAGISGSTRCDSGRAGCADNLWVRVLYMHPESIEDSVVKAVAENENICSYFDIPIQHAANGVLKRMGRNYSRDDLRRLIDKIRLRIPHAAIRTTVIVGFPGETDTDFDKLLSFVKDLRFDHLGVFIYSDFKDLPSHRLADHVEQQVANMRYNRLMSVQAKISRENNLKYAGRVVKVLVEEELEENLYSGRTFFQAPDVDGLTYVKPGKLHSGIRIGSFTDVKITETEEYDLRGEAV, from the coding sequence ATGAAACTGAATCTTGTTAGCCTTGGGTGTGCCAGGAATCTGGTTGACAGTGAGATTATGCTCGGACGGCTGAGAGAAAAGGGATGGACCATCACAGAAGATCCTGCCGAGGCTGAAGTCATCATTGTGAACACCTGCAGCTTTATTGAGCCTGCTGCGAATGAATCGATTGATACCATTATTGAGCTTGCCGGGTATAAACAAAATGGCGCATTAAAGCGGCTTATCGTGACAGGTTGCCTTCCCCAGCGGTTTGGACAAGAGATAGTCAACACCCTTCCGGAAGTAGACGTTTTTTTAGGTACAGGCGCATTTGACAAAATTACAGAGGCTGCCGGGGGCTTCCTTGGTTCAGATTGCCTTTTGCCGAATCCTGACTTGTTGCCCCTCCAGGAGCAGAATACGCCAAGGGTTCAAAGTTCCTCCTATATGGCTTATGTGAAGATCGCCGAAGGATGCAGCCGGCATTGTACTTACTGCATTATCCCTGAACTTCGGGGAAAACAGAAAAGCCGGTTGCCTGCAGATATCATTACTGAAGCGAGGCATTTATATTTTTCCGGCATCAAGGAACTCGTACTGATTGCTCAGGACACAACTGCCTATGGAAGGGGTTTACCTCAGAATTTTAATTTTTCACAGCTTTTAACAGACCTTGCGGGCATATCCGGATCCACCCGGTGTGATTCAGGAAGGGCAGGCTGTGCCGACAATCTGTGGGTCAGGGTTCTTTACATGCATCCGGAGAGTATTGAAGATTCGGTGGTCAAAGCGGTTGCAGAAAATGAAAATATATGTTCATATTTTGACATTCCGATTCAGCATGCCGCCAACGGGGTTCTAAAGAGAATGGGACGGAATTACAGCCGTGACGACCTGCGCAGGTTGATTGATAAAATCAGATTGCGTATTCCGCATGCTGCGATCAGGACCACTGTAATCGTTGGTTTCCCAGGAGAAACAGATACGGACTTTGACAAGCTGCTTTCATTTGTTAAGGACTTGCGCTTTGATCATCTGGGGGTTTTTATCTATTCTGATTTTAAAGATCTTCCATCGCACCGATTGGCGGATCATGTTGAGCAACAGGTAGCAAACATGCGCTATAATCGACTGATGTCCGTTCAAGCGAAAATATCCAGGGAAAACAATTTAAAATATGCCGGCAGGGTTGTAAAAGTGCTGGTGGAAGAAGAACTTGAAGAAAACCTTTATTCAGGCAGGACTTTTTTTCAGGCACCGGATGTGGATGGTTTGACCTATGTTAAGCCCGGCAAGTTGCATTCCGGTATAAGGATAGGCTCTTTTACTGACGTCAAAATTACTGAAACAGAAGAATATGACCTTAGAGGAGAAGCCGTATGA
- a CDS encoding polyprenyl synthetase family protein, translated as MSNLKQEILVMVKDDLAAIEVALEQNLNPYLDLISNVARHILFSGGKRLRPLLMVLSARLCGYKGDYDKTFSTVFEYLHAASLLHDDLIDDATMRRGKPVAHSIWGNSAAILVGDFLLARSLSISVKTGNMKVIKTIATITENMSQGEIHQLMRKGELDISEEEYMEVIRRKTAVLFQGACRISAIISAASDEKEEALSDYGYHLGLAFQMADDLLDYTSDTKALGKEVGADLKEGKLTLPVIYSLKAADIKDRNRMEHIIKNKDFSVNDFKTLLKLLLKYKGISYTQKLASDHIEKAKKALSIFDPSETKEILIKVADYALHRKA; from the coding sequence ATGAGTAATCTAAAGCAGGAAATTCTTGTCATGGTGAAAGATGACCTTGCGGCGATTGAGGTCGCCCTTGAACAGAATTTAAATCCGTATCTTGACCTGATTTCAAATGTCGCCCGTCATATTTTGTTCTCCGGAGGAAAGCGGCTGAGACCCCTGCTTATGGTTCTTTCTGCAAGACTTTGCGGCTATAAAGGAGATTATGACAAGACGTTTTCAACCGTTTTCGAATATCTGCATGCAGCGTCCCTTTTACATGACGATCTGATAGATGATGCCACCATGCGGAGAGGCAAGCCTGTGGCCCATTCAATCTGGGGCAATTCTGCGGCAATTCTGGTGGGTGATTTTCTTCTTGCACGCTCCCTTTCTATTTCAGTCAAAACAGGGAATATGAAGGTGATCAAAACCATTGCCACCATTACTGAAAATATGTCCCAGGGTGAAATACATCAGCTGATGCGTAAAGGAGAGTTGGACATTTCAGAAGAAGAATACATGGAGGTGATCAGACGGAAGACGGCCGTCTTATTCCAGGGAGCCTGTCGCATAAGTGCAATCATCTCAGCTGCATCGGATGAAAAGGAAGAAGCTCTTTCAGATTACGGTTATCATCTAGGGCTTGCGTTTCAAATGGCGGATGACCTTCTGGACTACACCTCAGATACAAAAGCACTGGGGAAAGAAGTCGGGGCTGACTTAAAAGAAGGGAAGCTGACCTTGCCGGTTATTTATTCTCTTAAAGCGGCGGATATAAAAGATCGAAACAGGATGGAGCATATTATAAAAAATAAAGATTTTTCTGTTAATGATTTTAAAACACTGTTAAAGTTGTTACTAAAGTATAAAGGGATTTCCTATACACAAAAGCTGGCATCGGATCATATTGAGAAGGCAAAAAAAGCCCTTTCGATATTTGATCCTTCAGAAACAAAAGAAATTCTGATAAAAGTGGCAGATTATGCGCTACACCGGAAAGCATAG
- a CDS encoding type I restriction enzyme HsdR N-terminal domain-containing protein — MEENIINIKQEVSNFIPRLNTSLEKKENESDTRLLINKMLQKVLGYRLEDIKTEQKIEGRRADYVLSIKDKDVMVIEAKKIGMPLRERQIFQATSYGAYSGIKWSLLTNAIVWQLYHISTEDKIKADLVFTIDLRDGIDDDEAKYFYLISKAGLSRKDLLKNLWQKISALCYDNIIGAILTDDVISKIRTTLSKQTGCKINNDEIRTEIEENIFQLT; from the coding sequence ATGGAGGAAAATATTATTAATATAAAACAAGAAGTTAGTAATTTTATTCCACGACTGAACACTTCTCTTGAGAAGAAGGAAAATGAAAGCGACACCAGGCTGCTTATTAATAAAATGCTGCAAAAAGTTCTGGGATATAGATTGGAAGATATTAAAACTGAGCAGAAAATAGAGGGACGCAGGGCTGATTATGTTCTATCAATAAAAGATAAAGATGTGATGGTTATTGAGGCAAAAAAAATTGGAATGCCTCTCAGGGAAAGACAGATATTTCAAGCAACCTCATATGGTGCCTATAGCGGAATTAAATGGTCTTTACTGACAAATGCTATTGTTTGGCAGCTTTATCATATATCAACAGAAGATAAAATTAAGGCAGACCTTGTTTTCACTATAGATCTGCGAGACGGCATTGATGATGATGAAGCAAAGTATTTTTATTTAATTTCAAAAGCCGGGTTGTCACGAAAAGATTTGCTGAAAAATCTTTGGCAAAAAATAAGTGCGCTCTGTTACGACAATATTATCGGTGCAATCCTCACAGACGATGTAATTTCCAAAATTAGAACAACCTTATCAAAACAGACAGGTTGTAAAATAAATAATGATGAGATCAGAACCGAAATTGAAGAAAACATTTTCCAACTTACATAA
- a CDS encoding helix-turn-helix transcriptional regulator: protein MSQKNISNKEIGQRINKIRTSLNLSQSLFAKSLGVTQGYISCIEKAEKDPSMTLLILITKQYNITKKWLITGEGEMIQERDVECDDPKISKLLKKVRKVLKSGHKVTQEALEVSIRYFSQAIDDLELLQETKKRQKNMESRMASLETRIKKSEDIRKEDPPERQEELLKLRTG from the coding sequence ATGTCGCAAAAAAATATTTCTAATAAGGAAATTGGCCAGAGAATAAATAAAATACGAACATCGCTAAATTTATCTCAATCCTTATTTGCCAAGTCTTTAGGTGTGACGCAGGGATATATTAGCTGTATTGAAAAGGCTGAGAAAGATCCATCGATGACACTTTTGATACTTATTACTAAGCAATATAATATTACTAAGAAATGGCTAATAACCGGTGAAGGTGAAATGATCCAAGAAAGGGATGTGGAGTGTGACGATCCGAAGATCTCGAAGCTTTTGAAGAAGGTAAGGAAGGTGCTCAAAAGTGGCCACAAGGTGACGCAAGAAGCCCTGGAGGTTAGCATCCGCTATTTTTCTCAAGCCATAGACGATCTGGAACTTCTACAGGAAACAAAAAAACGCCAGAAAAATATGGAATCAAGAATGGCGTCGCTGGAAACGAGGATAAAGAAATCTGAAGACATCAGAAAGGAAGACCCTCCGGAACGGCAGGAAGAGCTTTTAAAACTAAGAACCGGATAA
- a CDS encoding electron transfer flavoprotein subunit beta/FixA family protein yields the protein MEIVVLLKQVPATESLVKIADDGVSIRTDDIKFVMNPYDEIAVEEALRIKEAQGGKVTIISVGTDKTVEAIRTALAMGADEGILINDPAAAGCDALGIARILAAGLKDLPHDLIIAGQRAVDDDNYQVGSAVAEFMGIPCISMVIKEEIADGKIKCQRSIDGGTSVVEAPLPALFTTQRGLNEPRYASLPGIMKAKKKPLDTKTLADIGLDQAKIGEPVIRIKAMKFPPEREGGTIIEGETAQDKAVELVKLLHEDAKVI from the coding sequence ATGGAAATTGTCGTTTTATTAAAGCAGGTTCCGGCAACAGAATCACTGGTAAAAATCGCTGATGACGGGGTATCAATCAGAACCGATGACATAAAGTTTGTCATGAACCCTTATGATGAGATTGCGGTGGAAGAGGCGCTGAGAATCAAGGAGGCACAGGGAGGAAAGGTGACCATCATTTCAGTGGGAACCGATAAAACCGTGGAGGCGATTCGAACTGCTCTGGCCATGGGTGCGGATGAGGGAATATTGATTAACGATCCGGCAGCAGCAGGGTGTGATGCTCTTGGTATTGCACGAATTCTTGCGGCTGGACTGAAAGATCTTCCTCACGACCTGATTATAGCCGGACAGCGTGCGGTTGATGATGATAATTATCAGGTGGGGTCGGCTGTGGCAGAATTTATGGGCATTCCATGCATCTCTATGGTTATTAAGGAAGAGATTGCTGACGGAAAGATCAAATGCCAACGAAGCATTGATGGTGGAACCTCGGTTGTTGAGGCGCCGCTACCAGCCCTTTTTACTACCCAAAGGGGATTAAACGAACCTCGTTATGCTTCTCTTCCCGGTATAATGAAAGCAAAAAAGAAGCCTTTAGATACCAAAACGCTGGCTGATATAGGGCTTGATCAGGCAAAAATCGGGGAGCCGGTCATCCGGATAAAGGCGATGAAATTTCCTCCGGAAAGAGAGGGAGGGACTATTATTGAAGGTGAAACGGCTCAGGATAAAGCTGTTGAACTGGTCAAGTTATTACATGAAGATGCAAAAGTCATTTAG
- a CDS encoding electron transfer flavoprotein subunit alpha/FixB family protein, translated as MSQGILAIAEQIDGAFRKVTYEALSEGKRMAGSLGCDLTAVVLGSGIEDISKDLGKYGADRILVGDNPALSEYLTDAYTNVIADIIEKEDPAAVILGSSVQGRDLSARLSARLGAALAMDCVSVSVDGENLVVTRPMYGGKILADVALEGKLRIVGIRPNAMPIAESEGAGSVEKIDVDAGKTDMNFVEKKLETGKIDLTEADVVVSGGRGMGGSDYAVVEEMAALLEGAVGASRSAVDEGWRPHSDQVGQTGKVVSPNLYIAAGISGAIQHLAGMSSSKVIVAINKDSEAPIFSKADYGIVGDLFEVLPLVTEEIKKLKG; from the coding sequence ATGTCACAGGGAATACTTGCAATAGCAGAACAGATAGATGGTGCTTTTCGAAAAGTAACTTATGAAGCTTTAAGCGAGGGAAAACGCATGGCCGGCAGTTTAGGCTGTGATCTGACCGCGGTGGTTTTAGGATCAGGTATTGAGGATATTTCAAAAGACCTTGGGAAATATGGTGCTGACCGGATTCTGGTTGGCGATAACCCGGCATTGAGCGAATACCTGACAGATGCCTATACCAATGTCATTGCAGACATCATTGAAAAAGAAGATCCGGCAGCCGTGATTTTAGGTTCATCGGTACAGGGAAGAGACCTTTCGGCACGCCTCTCGGCGCGTTTGGGCGCAGCTCTTGCCATGGATTGTGTGTCAGTCAGCGTAGACGGTGAAAATTTGGTTGTTACCCGTCCGATGTACGGGGGCAAAATTCTGGCTGATGTCGCGCTTGAAGGCAAACTTAGAATTGTGGGGATTCGCCCCAACGCCATGCCCATTGCAGAGTCTGAAGGAGCTGGATCGGTGGAAAAGATCGATGTGGATGCCGGGAAAACCGATATGAATTTCGTTGAAAAGAAACTGGAAACCGGGAAAATCGATTTGACTGAAGCGGATGTAGTGGTATCCGGCGGAAGAGGCATGGGCGGCTCTGATTATGCTGTAGTTGAAGAAATGGCCGCATTACTCGAAGGAGCTGTGGGGGCCTCTCGATCTGCCGTGGATGAAGGATGGAGGCCACATTCAGACCAGGTGGGGCAGACCGGTAAGGTTGTTTCACCAAATTTATATATCGCTGCCGGAATATCAGGAGCCATTCAGCATCTTGCCGGTATGTCGTCTTCCAAAGTCATCGTTGCCATAAACAAAGATTCAGAAGCTCCCATTTTTTCAAAAGCAGATTATGGAATAGTGGGCGATCTTTTTGAGGTTCTTCCTCTGGTTACAGAAGAAATAAAAAAGTTAAAAGGATAG
- a CDS encoding GIY-YIG nuclease family protein, translating to MKRMATLTLIGVSGKKYTFDVYPYGTIFEAIGAVYYISRRTEKADGTGSHDQIYIGETEDLSERFDNHHKKTCFKMYSANCINIYEESDEGKRPNIEKDLIDAYNPPCNG from the coding sequence ATGAAAAGAATGGCAACTCTCACATTAATCGGTGTTTCTGGTAAAAAATATACATTCGATGTTTATCCGTATGGCACAATATTTGAGGCCATTGGCGCGGTTTATTATATATCCAGACGAACAGAAAAAGCTGATGGCACCGGCTCCCATGATCAAATATATATAGGCGAAACAGAAGATTTATCTGAAAGGTTTGATAATCACCACAAAAAAACTTGCTTTAAAATGTACAGTGCGAATTGCATTAACATCTATGAAGAGTCTGATGAAGGAAAAAGACCCAACATAGAAAAAGATCTCATAGATGCATACAATCCCCCTTGTAATGGGTAA
- a CDS encoding transposase, with product MNGNTVTAMELSEVTCKSVRWIQIAAKKQNWSYKSINGRGGKRKEFIIAKLPEEIRILYDKAQIEKQAKQITIPQGCRVPEAVQQVPTGRLHDLCQAQINNALAKADLLRLYVRALKKSAWGNKSKARTDFIRAYNSGLAYPKLYQELGRVSWKTVEGWKRTMRHSGDTLKLADGRGFCHRGQSLTEDQENILLRCALQPNRPKISEAIRQARWMMENKNIRDGYSDATYRRWLMYWKSHNYHIWVFSRQGAKAWNDKCAYYIERDYSLINVGDILVADGHVLNFEIINPWPPCKPKRMMLILWKDMKSNFPLGWEIMPTENTQAIASALRRAILRLGKYPKVAYLDNGKAFKARFFKGVDFDQENFTGLFERLDIKTIFAWPYHGQSKTVERFFGSFAELERWCPTYTGTSIDKKPPRMLRGEKLHRKVYDKLTGGRCITLEQAHMAIAAWFDAYAQRPQKGHLKGRSPLDLFLEGKGDGVNPAELQYLMMSIEVRTIRRNGIRLFGQNYYDPALYGRKHKVTIRYDLQDKSAIYVFDGNGDFICEARPVEKVHPAATVLGNEEDQARLVKHIKYKEHQKKQADVTARAFLENEVIPEHRRRLAEIGIEGQVEGGGLKAEVKKIDLSGKLTEAEKKEIQRKYDELVELNKDMPAEEPKDDYIPESIDETAMIFQELPKMNEIDRYEKLIELETRNILIPKEHRAFMTYYEQTGEYKMYMERFEEHRARTMMVWQLENEEDEREGINVWRK from the coding sequence ATGAACGGCAATACAGTTACAGCTATGGAACTTTCGGAGGTTACCTGTAAAAGCGTTCGCTGGATACAAATAGCAGCTAAAAAGCAAAATTGGAGTTATAAATCTATCAACGGCCGTGGGGGAAAACGCAAGGAATTCATCATCGCAAAACTCCCTGAAGAAATCCGCATCCTATACGATAAAGCACAAATCGAAAAACAGGCCAAACAGATCACCATCCCGCAAGGCTGTAGGGTTCCGGAAGCGGTGCAACAGGTCCCTACCGGGAGGCTGCACGACCTTTGCCAGGCGCAGATCAACAATGCCCTGGCAAAGGCCGACCTGCTTAGGCTGTATGTCCGGGCGCTGAAAAAATCCGCCTGGGGAAACAAGAGCAAAGCCAGGACGGATTTTATCCGTGCCTATAACAGCGGGCTCGCCTACCCGAAACTGTATCAAGAGCTTGGCCGGGTGAGCTGGAAAACCGTCGAAGGCTGGAAGCGAACCATGCGCCACAGCGGGGACACTCTCAAACTGGCCGATGGACGCGGGTTTTGCCATCGCGGCCAGAGTCTAACCGAAGACCAGGAAAATATTTTATTGCGCTGCGCCTTGCAACCCAACCGGCCCAAAATATCGGAAGCCATCCGCCAGGCCCGGTGGATGATGGAAAACAAAAATATCCGCGACGGTTATTCGGATGCCACCTACCGGCGCTGGCTGATGTACTGGAAATCGCACAACTATCATATCTGGGTGTTTTCCCGCCAGGGAGCCAAGGCGTGGAATGATAAGTGCGCCTACTATATCGAGCGGGATTACAGCCTGATCAACGTGGGTGACATCCTGGTGGCGGACGGCCACGTGCTCAACTTCGAAATCATCAACCCCTGGCCCCCCTGTAAGCCTAAAAGAATGATGCTGATCCTGTGGAAGGACATGAAATCCAACTTTCCTTTGGGATGGGAAATCATGCCCACGGAGAATACCCAGGCCATCGCGTCGGCTCTTCGCCGGGCGATCCTGCGCCTGGGGAAATATCCCAAGGTGGCCTATTTGGATAACGGGAAAGCATTTAAAGCCCGGTTTTTCAAAGGTGTCGATTTCGATCAGGAAAATTTTACAGGGCTTTTCGAGCGCCTGGACATCAAAACGATCTTTGCCTGGCCGTATCACGGACAAAGCAAAACCGTGGAAAGGTTTTTCGGCAGTTTTGCCGAACTTGAACGCTGGTGCCCCACCTATACCGGCACATCCATCGATAAAAAACCGCCCCGGATGCTGCGCGGCGAAAAACTGCATCGCAAAGTATATGACAAACTGACCGGCGGCAGATGTATCACCTTAGAGCAGGCACACATGGCTATCGCGGCCTGGTTTGACGCCTATGCGCAAAGACCCCAAAAAGGGCACTTGAAAGGCCGGTCTCCACTCGATCTTTTTTTGGAAGGTAAGGGCGACGGCGTCAATCCGGCCGAACTGCAATATCTCATGATGAGTATAGAGGTTCGCACCATCCGGAGAAACGGCATCCGGCTGTTCGGTCAGAATTATTATGATCCCGCCCTTTACGGGCGCAAACACAAGGTGACCATACGTTACGATCTGCAGGACAAATCAGCCATATATGTGTTTGACGGCAATGGCGATTTCATCTGTGAAGCCAGGCCGGTGGAAAAAGTTCATCCTGCCGCCACAGTCCTGGGCAACGAAGAAGACCAGGCCAGGCTGGTCAAACACATTAAATACAAAGAACACCAGAAAAAACAAGCCGACGTCACCGCCCGGGCGTTTCTGGAAAATGAGGTTATTCCGGAACACCGGCGCAGGCTGGCTGAAATAGGAATCGAGGGACAGGTCGAAGGTGGAGGGCTGAAGGCTGAAGTTAAGAAGATCGACCTGTCCGGAAAGCTGACAGAGGCCGAGAAAAAGGAGATCCAGCGCAAGTATGATGAGCTGGTCGAACTGAACAAGGACATGCCCGCCGAGGAGCCGAAAGACGATTATATCCCGGAATCCATCGACGAGACCGCCATGATATTCCAGGAGCTGCCGAAAATGAACGAAATCGACCGGTATGAAAAACTAATCGAGCTGGAAACCCGGAATATCCTGATTCCCAAAGAGCATCGAGCTTTCATGACCTATTACGAGCAGACCGGTGAATATAAAATGTACATGGAGCGCTTCGAAGAGCACCGGGCACGCACCATGATGGTGTGGCAGTTGGAGAACGAGGAGGATGAAAGGGAAGGAATAAACGTATGGAGGAAATAA
- a CDS encoding regulatory protein GemA, translating into MPISNKKKALIHVAKAKIGMSETEYRDMLAGVGVASSKELNAAKFNLVIKHFYKLGFKRQKAKGRRKQAVGPVSSKDRLLGKVDAILADLGLKRGYADAIARNMFGIDAASWCNAHQLHKIVAALMYHQKRNKTAQKMHDDA; encoded by the coding sequence ATGCCGATCAGCAATAAAAAAAAAGCGCTCATCCATGTGGCCAAGGCAAAGATCGGAATGTCAGAAACGGAATACCGGGACATGCTGGCAGGTGTGGGGGTGGCATCTTCCAAGGAGCTGAATGCCGCCAAGTTTAACCTGGTGATAAAGCATTTTTACAAGTTGGGGTTTAAAAGACAAAAGGCGAAAGGCAGAAGAAAGCAAGCAGTAGGCCCGGTCAGCTCCAAAGACCGGCTGCTGGGAAAGGTGGATGCGATCCTGGCGGACCTGGGCCTGAAACGAGGTTATGCCGACGCGATTGCTCGCAATATGTTCGGCATCGATGCGGCGAGCTGGTGCAATGCGCACCAGCTGCACAAGATCGTGGCCGCGCTGATGTATCACCAAAAGAGAAATAAAACAGCACAAAAAATGCATGACGACGCATAA
- a CDS encoding ATP-binding protein, with amino-acid sequence MEEIKVKPVFIKTRNVRNFEVMMDGLELGAGEGRLGMIYGRAGRGKTRTSQWYHAHNPGCIYLRVATIWRTSELEFLKALCRELRINPAPSRKGPCFVEIVDRLIANPMPVFIDEIEKLPGSFLDLVRDLSDMSTAPFILIGEEELKGYMRQNRRVWSRVFRRMEFGPIDVSDILLYAKDSTGLKLSMSVAKIFHGASEGDFRIVKRDMLALVQYANANGTPDPTDPIARVAVKAGLSG; translated from the coding sequence ATGGAGGAAATAAAAGTAAAGCCGGTATTTATCAAAACACGAAATGTGCGGAATTTTGAGGTGATGATGGACGGCCTGGAGCTGGGCGCGGGCGAAGGTAGGCTGGGTATGATATACGGCCGGGCCGGTCGCGGGAAAACCCGGACCAGCCAGTGGTACCATGCGCACAACCCCGGGTGTATCTATCTTCGGGTGGCCACCATCTGGCGGACCAGCGAGCTGGAGTTCTTAAAGGCGCTTTGCCGTGAACTGCGAATCAATCCGGCTCCATCCAGAAAAGGTCCGTGTTTTGTGGAGATCGTTGACAGGCTGATCGCCAACCCCATGCCGGTGTTTATTGATGAAATTGAAAAACTGCCCGGATCGTTTCTCGATCTGGTCCGGGATCTGTCGGACATGAGCACCGCACCGTTTATACTTATCGGTGAAGAAGAACTGAAGGGTTATATGCGGCAAAACCGGCGTGTCTGGTCCAGAGTTTTCAGGCGGATGGAATTTGGACCCATCGATGTATCCGACATCCTTTTGTATGCCAAAGACTCGACGGGTTTGAAGCTTTCCATGTCTGTGGCAAAGATTTTTCACGGTGCGTCGGAAGGTGATTTCAGGATCGTCAAACGGGACATGCTGGCCCTGGTGCAATATGCCAATGCCAACGGAACCCCTGACCCCACGGACCCTATTGCCAGGGTGGCGGTCAAGGCGGGGTTAAGCGGATAA
- the pgsA gene encoding CDP-diacylglycerol--glycerol-3-phosphate 3-phosphatidyltransferase, whose protein sequence is MPINIPNILTLLRILLTPLFVIFLLKHLYFSAMIVFTLAGISDGLDGFIARYLNQRTTLGAYLDPIADKLLLTAAYASLAILNIIPPWLAVIVISRDVLIAIGMFIFAMTNIRVEIKPSIVSKCTTAAQLVTVFLTLLQTEIHGVSAITYALYWLTAVLTIMSGLHYVYKGLNIVQNASSNNHTE, encoded by the coding sequence ATGCCAATAAATATTCCTAATATCTTAACGCTTCTCAGAATACTTCTTACCCCTTTATTCGTTATTTTTCTGCTGAAGCATCTTTATTTTTCTGCGATGATTGTTTTTACCCTTGCAGGTATCAGCGATGGCCTGGACGGCTTTATTGCAAGGTATTTAAATCAGCGCACAACTTTAGGGGCTTATCTGGATCCCATTGCAGACAAGCTTTTGTTAACTGCGGCTTATGCATCGCTTGCGATTTTAAATATTATTCCACCGTGGCTTGCGGTGATCGTAATCAGCCGAGATGTTTTAATAGCTATCGGAATGTTTATTTTTGCAATGACAAACATACGAGTCGAGATTAAACCGAGCATTGTCAGCAAATGTACCACGGCAGCGCAGCTAGTGACAGTGTTTCTTACTCTCCTTCAAACAGAAATTCACGGGGTTTCAGCAATCACATATGCACTTTACTGGTTAACAGCAGTGCTGACGATCATGTCCGGTTTGCATTATGTTTACAAGGGACTAAATATTGTTCAGAATGCCTCGTCAAACAACCATACAGAGTAA
- a CDS encoding host-nuclease inhibitor Gam family protein has translation MKEIKKQADYLLEEIAEWQSRLAEVEKEIAIKIEEIAGKYQDDIDRLKSLIKTRDSQLRRLIKKHKKGLFIDTAQASIPGPVKEIESVRIDLEHGALLYSVKKWVKRAKGMLDRLKKEKEKKAIKTTETVNWDELEKWPDDKLKKFGTERKDKELFEYEVNSPK, from the coding sequence GTGAAGGAGATTAAAAAACAGGCGGATTATCTATTAGAGGAGATCGCTGAATGGCAGAGCAGGCTTGCCGAGGTCGAAAAGGAAATTGCTATCAAGATAGAAGAGATAGCCGGGAAATATCAGGATGATATCGATAGACTGAAATCGCTTATTAAAACCAGAGACAGCCAACTCAGGCGGCTGATTAAAAAGCATAAAAAAGGACTTTTCATCGACACGGCACAGGCTTCCATTCCCGGCCCGGTTAAGGAAATCGAGAGCGTTCGGATCGATCTGGAACACGGTGCGCTGCTGTACAGCGTAAAAAAGTGGGTCAAACGGGCCAAGGGTATGCTGGACAGGTTGAAAAAAGAAAAGGAAAAGAAGGCCATTAAGACCACGGAAACGGTCAACTGGGACGAGCTGGAGAAATGGCCGGACGATAAGCTGAAAAAATTCGGCACGGAGCGAAAAGATAAAGAGCTGTTCGAATACGAGGTGAATTCCCCGAAGTGA